The genomic DNA CCTTTCAAGAAAGATCAAAAACAACGTTTAATTAATCCGAAataatcaaattaaaaaaaaaaaaacaattacccCTTTGATTCAAGAACACAGGGCACTACCCACAATACAAAAATTATgcatcttcaaaaaaaaaaaaaaaaaaaaaaaaaaaaaaaaaaaaacctaaattgaATAATATAACATCTAAAGTCAAGAACTAACTAACATCTATTAATCAGGTCTTAAAGACCTGACCCATATGCCAATTAGCTAAATCACACAACAAAATTACAAACCCTATATTGAAATTCGATCGAATTAACATTCAATTTCAAGAACGTAAGTATAATAGTTCAAGATTATATAAAAGAAGGAACAAGATACACAAAAGGTGCGAAATTGAGAGAGAATGAGGTGATCAAACAGTACCTGTAGGACGTTAGCTTCAATCAATGAAGAAATTGATGATTGCAGAAGAGTGATCGGAAGAATTGGGGGTGAATCTTGATTGGGGTTTTTCTAGGGCTCAATTGAGCAGACGCGGGAGATTCATCAGTGGGTTTTAGCAAAATCTCGTTTAACAAATTTGTTTTACCAATTGACAAACGATAAAGAAAGTTTTTATAacggatcaaaatatataatttaacatgaaaatatatttataaaaacaacataaaaatataaatagcAATGGGGTGGCCCGTCGAAAGGCAAGACCTTCCGGTTATGCGTTACCGTTTCATATTTTTACCGTCACTATGATAAAGTTCATGCCAATTGCTAAATCAGTGTCACGTTTTTtttaaaggtgtgaattattAGCGAATGTCGGGAGGTCTGATATACGTTGTTTTAACTGAGTCCACGCTAGAGAGTCCACTCGCACAATAGATCCCAAATTTAAACCTATCAATGAGAAACCCATATTacccagactcgaacttgagacctggagTGAAAAACTTATCCGGGCTCACCATAGGTGGAACTTAAATACCTGTGaccaccactagagcactagtgatggttACATCAGTGTCACGTAGCCATGAGTTTTCACTCACTCTTTTCCCCTTTAGTGTGTAGTGATTTCACAAGTTTTCACTATTCACCGCTTAATAAAACTTTagttaaatataattattttttttaaaagaaaatgtttCTTTGGTTGAAAACGAGaggaccaacattcttttcttcCCTTCATGTTGTTACCAGGGGTGTTCAAAACTGGATATccgaaaaatcggatatccgaatttcggatatccaaaattttcggggatatccgatttttcggataccagatttcactatccgaatccgtatccgaaatttcggaatttcggatatccgaaaatctacctttttatttaaatttaaatttttactattttttcatattcggaaccggatatttcggatagtttcagatatccgaatattagttttcggatatttcggatatccgaaatatctgaaaaaatttaaaaccactatccgaatccgaaaaatcCGGATATCCGAATTTCCGGATATTTCagattcggatatcggatattttGGATCGGATTTTCAgatacggatagttttgaacacccctagttgtTACCCTACGAACGCCCACCACCTTAACGCAGTGTTTAACATCCCTTTGGGCGGTGTTACATGTCTCCTAATCCCAAAAGATTGTCATCTCAACGGGGGCGTGAGGTAGTAATGCATAACCTTAGGAACACATAGGTTTGGAGGTTATGAGTTTAAATTCGTCTTTAATACTTATTCAATGGTGTTGTGTGATTAAAAAACATTCATTAAGATAAAAGTTTATCTAATTTATATGATATTGATTTGCAATTTGTTTGTGTATGGTGTGGTTATACCTCATGTTTGGcaagtgttatgtgcaatactTGTATAGTAATATGTTTAATGGGTTGTATCcgtttttgggttttttttcttAAATCTTTACCTTTCTACTTTTAACCTCATACTTTTACATATTTTAAAATTTAACCAAATCActttttcattttcaactttGCTCCCTATACATTTTATCTTTTACAAAGTTTTTCATAGTTTTCAAaattttcgtttcgttctaaattttgcgagttaacacggcacaATGTATgcgtgtggttcaacgtttttaggttttattatgcgcttcgttctaaattttctGAGGTAACATAGCGCAATATACGTGTGTGGTTCAATGTctttacgtcgtctatttttttcccgtttaacaagttcgtcgcaacgcgtGAGTCCTAAAAcgagttagttattattttctatgctTTATATGTCGGTCTATTTTCTCAGCATTAAGACGCCGCAACTTCAATGTTATTGGTCGTTGGCTGTAGTGTGGCATTGGTGTTATTTATCACGGTTTTATGCCCCAACCGCAACACAGAAGGGTTTAATACTAGTTAACTTCGTTTACCAACCCAGTTAAATGTGGGCATGTGCAACCCATGTGTAGGGGCTATTTTGGTCATGTTCGCAGCACACTTTGTTCAATAGAAAAACTTTCCAAACATTaatgaaacgggtcaaaaccaattaaaaatatattaaaatgaAATGGGTCAAAAATTAACATTTTCCATGTACCAATTATTGCATTAGATTTCAGGAGAATTGTTCTTGCCATAAGCAAGAATGATGGTTTAAAAGCAAAAATAAACACTTTCTATAAACTAAAGTTCAAAATATGATGGTTTGGACAGTTAATTGTACCATATATTTTATATAACTTTCGACTTTTGTAGTTAAATACATTGGTTTCAACTTTCAAGTTCCTATCATCACACAAAGTTCATATATTTCATGATCAGCTAGTTCGGACACTAGCTCACAGGGGCGGATCTAGAGTGATAGAAGGGGGTAACCTCCGTTGCCCCTTGACGCTCCGACGatagtgtaaattttgaaaaaaattgaccttttttcgatttcgttatcCCCTTTTTATTGAAACGTTACCCTTATGCGGAtcttctagatccgccactgctagCTCAGGTCCTGGTCCTGGATGATACAATCGATACATTGTATAAATGATGCATTATAAAACGTTTATAAAGTGACTCTTCACATCACAATACATGTTTAAACCTTGTTTAAATTATGAAAGGGGGATAGTTAACCATTTTTTGATTTATGATCATtcaagaaataataataataataataataataataataataataataataataataataataataataataataataataataataaaaataataataataataacaccaTTGCGAAATTTCTAAATACAGAAACTTATAATGAAGAAATATAATCAACAAGCGACTCCACTGAATCATCAGAAGAGCCACCTTTCATGACAGAAAGATCTGACTTTTGTTTCAAAAGCTTTGCACTTTCTCTAATCTCCTTCCCCTCTTCATCCACCAGTATTCTTCTAATGACACGTGCGATCTCGTCTCTTTGCAACCCATTCTCTAAATACACCGCCACCCCCGAAACATCACTCATGTATCTTGCATCTAGCGGTTGATCACCCCGAAAAGCTGAACAAATCATAGGAACACCTTCACAAACACTCTCAATTGTCGAGTTCCATCCGCTATGTGTCCAAAATGCACCCGTTGCTTCATGAGCTAGCACTTCTTGCTGAGGAGCCCATTGCGCAACTCGCCCCCTTTCACCCGGGAAACCAACGGGCAATGATTCAAACCATGTTAAATCCTCAACGAACCCATCTCGGACCACCCATAAAAAACGTTGTTTGCTATTGACCAACCCATGACCTATTTCCAAAAACTGTTTCTCATCCACTTGACTAAGGCTACCGAAACTAACATACACCACAGACTTAGCCGGTTGCTGGTCTAACCAAGGAAAAATGGTTCGATCTTGTTCTAGTAAGCTGCTCGACGAAGCTGTGTAATACTTCGGGAATGGGATAAGGAAATGTGGTCCAGGGAAGTCTCTTGAAATCCTTTCGAGCATGGGTTCTTCGAGCTCTTTGAACGAGTTCCAGATGACTCCTGACGCTGCTTTCGTTTGTTTCACCATGTGACGAATTAACACCGCGTACCCGACTTCACCGCTCTCTATGCCAATCTTTTTAATGTCTTTCACTTTTAGTAAAGGAAACTCCGCCACTCGTTCTTCCAAATCTTGAAACCATCAAATTTAAAAGCTAAATGTTCATGATAAAAAAAGGTGACTAGTTATGAGCGACTGTTTTGGTCTTTTAGGTGGTTCAGGATCGTTGTCAAGGATAAACCACCTATAGAGGTGTGAATTTCTAACTCGATCAGAACCTGacacgaaattcgcgggtttaggtTTAATCTAAACGAGTTCGGGTTAGATTCAAGTTGAACCCGCGAACATGTTTAGCTGAATGGGCTGGGTTCAGGTCAGCCCGGTCGGGTTAGCGGGTTGACCGGTCTAACCCATTTATATCATATTATATTATTGTACAATATggttttatgtcataaattaaaacCGGGTGTATCTTTTATGGCCTAATTATAacttagagttaattacacaaatgggtcctgtggtttatacataatttcgcctttgggtactaacttatttttttaacaggtttaggttctatggtttcaattttgtaacacctttgggtactaacaccaaaattagttacttaatgactaaaatacccttgcattttttaagtttatcaatgtaacacatttgggtactaacacctaattttatttaagtttaaatcaattttacaaaatctatttatttttttattttcattattttattatatctcttaattaacataaactctatttttttcatatttttattaaatttcttatttaacataaaatctacttgttacaccagtattttttttaaatagattttttaaataaaatctactagctatatactgttatgtaaattaaattttcgttttcaattttggattgaaatgattgataataataaatatttttcatgtaaaaaaatttaagcctttttttaacacgtttttttgttcatttacattttactattttagaaaaatatttaatttacataagactaatagctaggtattttagataaaactatatagctaggtattttagataaaactaaaaaattttaagcctttttttaactcgttttttttttgtaaaatagatatttaatttacataaaactatatagctagtagattttactggtgcaactagtaggttttatgtaaattaaatatctttctaaaatagtaaaatgtaaatgaacaaaaaacgagttaaaaatggcttaatttttttacatgaaagatattttgttattattattattattatcaatcatatatatccaaaattcaaaacgagttaggtttacattatttaaaactagtaagaaatttaatttacataaaactatatagctagtagattttatttaaaaattcgatttaaaaaaaaatactggtgtaacaggtagattttatgttaaataagaaatttaataaaaatatgaaaataaaaaaaataaatagactttatattaattaagagatataataaaaagatgaaaataaaaaaaaatagattttgtaaaattgatttaaacttaaataaaattaggtgttagtacccaaatgtgttacattgataacttaaaaaaatgcaagggtattttagtcattaattaactaattttggtgttagtacccaaaggtgttacacaattgaaaccatagaacctaaatcggttaaaataaaaagttagtacTCAAAGGCGAAATTAGTTATAAACCACatgacccatttgtgtaattaactctataactTAAAAGAGAAATTCACATAAGATTATATAATTTAAATGTAATTATATTATATCATTTGTGTTTTCTTTcgtaaattttaattttagtatattaatttgcgaaataaaaatttaaaaattcgggttgaacgggttgTGTTCGGGTCAACCTGCGAATATTTGGGTCGTGTTTGGGTTTTTATGTATGACACGATTTCCGTGTTCGTCTAAAATTTCCGGGTTTGGGTCGGGTTAAACCCACCAACCCGACCCATTTagaacccgaaaattttagacGAACCTAAACCCGAACCCGAACATGAAAATagtgtcatacatatgaaccccgAACCAAATATCCGCGGGTTGTTCAACCcgaactttttttatttttctgcaaattaatgtattaaaattaaaatttacgaaagaaaacacaaatttatataatctcattacatttaaattataaaatcttatatcAATTTCTCTTCTTAAGTTATAACTATGGCATAAAAGACACACTCagtttaatttataacataaaacatattgtaaaaaaaaaatataatacaatataaaagggttaaacgggtcaacccgctaACCTGACCGGGTTGacccaaacccgacccgtttagctaaacgggttcacATACTCAACCTGAAATTGACTCGAACCCATTTAGACTAAACCGAAACCCGTGAAttttgtgtcagaaattcacaccgcTACTAACCACCCGACAAACAACCTTAAATCAAAGAAAAATTTAACAACGAGTGCGCTTACGGCTATCGTCAAGTGTGAAGTACCCACGAGCATCAAGAAGCGGTATCGAAGAATAAACAGTAGTACAAAACAAGCCCATTGTCCTCAAAACAAGCCTGGGGAGGTTAAGGCGATCCGCAACCGTTTGCGCGAAGTGCCAATACGAATCGGTGATCAAACACGACACCCGCTCGTTCTCGTCTAGTCCCGAAGCTACCAACAGTCCGAGTTCATGAAGCAATGCGTCTCCACCGTCCTGATTGTGGATGAAATCCTTCGAAAATTCGGCCAACTCAAACCGTCTTTTTTCAGGATCATTGTCAAGGATGGATTTGAAAGTGAAGTGAGGGTAGTTTGAGATTCTGGGTGCGTTAAAGTTGGTGTGAAGGATGGTGATACTGAAGCCTTTGGAGTATAGTAGATTTGCAAGCTGAAGCATTGGGTTTATGTGGCCTTGAAATGGAAATGGAAGCATTATTATTCTCCGGTGCCGGCGAACGGTGGTCTCCATGGTGGTTGGTTGCAGATCAGGTTGTAATCTTCTTGATTTCTTGTagtaaaaaagaagaaaaaacagTTGAGTTTCGTTCAGGCAATTCAACAAACAGTTGGGGAGCAacaggggtgtgcacggttcggttcggttttttggTAAAATCAAAACCGTAACCGAAAGTTTGGattttggttttaaaaacctttcggtttcggttatttcggttttagcaacggttcggttcggtttttcggtttttaaaacaaattatgtaagattcaaaacTTAAACGGATAATTCAAAGTTTAAGAATCTTTCttaaatgtttacatttaagttaatATATTTAGTCTTTTATATTAATTTTATTCACATAAACCTAATCAAAAAAacgttttcttttataatactttgaaaaccatttaatttttatattaaactttgttagttcttgtaaacaatggataattttaatgataaataaacatggtaatgttcttattataaatatttaataaagaagaataaaattaataattcttaTTAGCATGGGTAAacacttaaacataaaaatatatagatttggtatactattaaaacttatcggttcggttcggttattttcagttattgaaaatgattatccgaaaaccgaaccgaaattttcggctattaaaaatccgaaaaccgaaccgtcggtttttgtttcggttcggttttttcggtccGGATTTTTTGGTTAtttcggttacggttcggttatttcggttttttgCTCACCCCTAGTGAACAAGGATGTTGTTACCTGACGAGAACGTGATTTCATATGGAGATTAAAGCATTTCAGATTCTTCAACAACACCCATCAAAGATTACAATAAACTCAAATCAACCAACGAATTTATCAAACGGACTAATAAACAAACAGTTTGAACACATTTTTGTGTGTTTAATTCGGAAAACGTGTTTGTGTATGTAACTCGGAAAACATGAAGATCATGTGTTTGTCGACATATTGTGCATGTCTTTATTATTTTTGGCCATTTTAACCCAACAAAGATTACAATAGACCCAAATCAACCCACCAATTTATTATTATAACACAATTTGACCTAAACTAAGCTTCACGGGTAGGGTTGTAAACGTTCAACGAACAGATCGTGAACCGTTTGGTGGGAAGATCGTTTACgtttgttcgtttaataaacgaacatacatgaacaagaaatttcgtttcaattagttaaatgaacaaacatgaacaaagaTCTCGTttgttcaattgtgttcgtgaacattcgttcatttgcgttcgtttatgtttgtttgtttttgttttactttaagatttttgtactttcatatattttatggtagaggatcctgtaaaaagtgctcaaagcgtgagaagtgtaagaagtgtattataacactatatataatactatataacaccatataaacaccgtataacaatatgtaacaccatataataccatataacactatgtaacactatatatcattatataacaaatataacactatagggtgtctgatagcatgtctatgatagatgtatagtgttatatttgttatataatgatgtCTAGGGTTAATAGTAACAGGTTACTAATtgatttattttctttatttatgatAATGAATCAAGTTTACGACTTTATGCTGATGATTGATGAATGTTATTTTTGAACCAATCAAGTTAATATTTATATTAGTTTTGAACCAATCATGTTCTTTTGATATTATTTTTGAACCAATCATGTTCTTTTGATATTATTTTTGAACCAATCAtgttctttttatattttttttaaaccaatCATGTTCCTATATTGGAATTCATAAATTAGAGGTATAAGAAATGTTAAAATAATGTTTTCTTTTGTTGATGAACTGTTTAGTGGCGAACCAGATCAATTCTGTTGATGATTTTAAATTGTTTGTTTGAACCATACCTTTTTAAATGCCCCGCTtacggtatgcgcatataatgtatatatgtgtaggcccatggggggcaaaagtgaaagtgcactaattttaacgttattttactaatttcgcgaaaataacgttaaaaagcgagggacggttaatcatgcatcatgtggtgacgttgattGCCGAAAGACAatgggggtacatgcactaatcggctttTGTCccaattgttgagtgttatgtgctttatgtccaaggcttgatgcaaaaccactaccgagccgggggtctcactggaagcaacctctctattcatatggggtagaggtaaggctgtctatatcttatcctcctcagaccctaccttagctttgctattggtgggatatactgagtatgatgatgatgatgataatgatgatttTGATATGAAGAATGGGTCTTTCAGATGGTTTTGTAAACACCAATCTTTCCTGGTTGTAGGGTTGTTTAAGAaagttttttatttatgtttgtaGATTTATGTTGTTGGGGGTTAAGGTGTGTAATTACTGAAGACGAGGGCTTTGCATTTGTGCATTTTCATCCTTTTTATGCCATAGTTGTTTGCTGTTTGTTATTTaatttttctttataatttagTTACAGGATTTTGTAATCATCTCCTACTCAGCGATGGTAATACTATTGTGTCGAAGTTGAACGCCACTGAACGACGGCGCTCACACGGTGGTTTCCAACAGATCGTAAGTTCGTTTAAAATTTGAAGCTTTTGTTTTGGTTTAGGTTTAGAAGAGCATTATGAATTCCTTTAAAATTTGGAGCTTTTGTTACCCATCGAGAAAAGGGTATGGAATTGAGAAGAGAGATGATAAATGAAATGGTATAGGATGCCTTTTGATCGTGTTAAGTTTTAATGCTTTTGCCCTTTTTCACTGCAACCAGCTATAAAAAAAGAGatagattttctattgttttttatTATATGCATAACTCCTTACAAAATATTATATACAACCATTATAAAATTATTAAGTGATGCAGACAACTCAAACTCTTTCTCTATACCTTTCATGAAAAAAGATAGGATGGTATAGGTGTTGGTGTAGAGGAAAGGCTTGACTTGGATATCTGAGGTAATATACTTGAAATTGTTGGTTATGGTTTACTCATGTATGATCTAGAACATCTTTGTTGGAGCCTTTTTCTCCAATAGTGGTTGCTACAAATGAGGGTGAATGTATCAGGTATGCTacctttatttgttttttttgtttctgATACTTGGATTTCTTTTTTATTGTCGAAAATTTTTCTCTCTACATTGTGTTTGATATAAACTGAACTAATACGCAACTGCAGGTTTTTATTTAACAATATatggtttttaatattttttattaaatgGAGAAGCATATATAGCATCTGC from Helianthus annuus cultivar XRQ/B chromosome 7, HanXRQr2.0-SUNRISE, whole genome shotgun sequence includes the following:
- the LOC110868921 gene encoding UDP-glycosyltransferase 76G1, which gives rise to MKSRSRQKSRRLQPDLQPTTMETTVRRHRRIIMLPFPFQGHINPMLQLANLLYSKGFSITILHTNFNAPRISNYPHFTFKSILDNDPEKRRFELAEFSKDFIHNQDGGDALLHELGLLVASGLDENERVSCLITDSYWHFAQTVADRLNLPRLVLRTMGLFCTTVYSSIPLLDARGYFTLDDSHLEERVAEFPLLKVKDIKKIGIESGEVGYAVLIRHMVKQTKAASGVIWNSFKELEEPMLERISRDFPGPHFLIPFPKYYTASSSSLLEQDRTIFPWLDQQPAKSVVYVSFGSLSQVDEKQFLEIGHGLVNSKQRFLWVVRDGFVEDLTWFESLPVGFPGERGRVAQWAPQQEVLAHEATGAFWTHSGWNSTIESVCEGVPMICSAFRGDQPLDARYMSDVSGVAVYLENGLQRDEIARVIRRILVDEEGKEIRESAKLLKQKSDLSVMKGGSSDDSVESLVDYISSL